From one Nematostella vectensis chromosome 7, jaNemVect1.1, whole genome shotgun sequence genomic stretch:
- the LOC5507027 gene encoding potassium channel subfamily K member 1 yields MERGNLRLLVLIIVYIFYLAIGAAIFSSIEGPYERRVVKNLIAKRDRFLARNPCVTDFELEEFIKDIVVARDQGISPLRNVSVPSWEFGSAFFFAGTVITTIGYGNIAPLSSGGKIFCIVYALFGIPMTAIMLTAIVERLLLAAERVQELMAGSCTVRGIPASYLRMVHLTFIMLVVLMFIMFVPALVFMNLEGWNYFEAFYFCFISLTTIGLGDFVPGDDVMWQHSAYRSLYKVCCILFFIIGLSFVILVLELCAKVPDDHPGMLFSCHQPYLKDEEEVPLTGYAPRKAADKVWEAVGVPPSGNRNTYKRLSSESPESSDRSPEQQSNKSRRGDTPR; encoded by the exons ATGGAGAGAGGAAACCTGCGTCTTTTGGTCCTTATTATCGTTTACATCTTCTACTTAGCCATCGGAGCTGCAATATTTTCATCCATAGAAGGACCTTATGAACGACGTGTAGTGAAAAACCTCATAGCGAAGAGGGATCGCTTCCTCGCTAGAAACCCATGTGTTACCGACTTTGAGCTAGAAGAATTTATCAAGGACATTGTAGTGGCAAGAGATCAGGGAATTTCGCCGTTGAGAAATGTGTCTGTGCCGAGTTGGGAGTTTGGTTCAGCCTTTTTCTTCGCAGGAACTGTCATAACTACAATCG GTTATGGTAACATAGCTCCATTGTCGAGTGGCGGTAAGATATTCTGTATCGTCTACGCGCTCTTCGGCATTCCTATGACGGCCATAATGCTGACCGCGATAGTCGAGCGCCTTCTGCTAGCCGCTGAACGCGTGCAGGAGCTAATGGCGGGCTCATGTACGGTGCGAGGTATCCCGGCATCCTACCTGCGCATGGTCCATCTCACCTTCATCATGCTAGTAGTTCTTATGTTCATCATGTTCGTACCGGCGCTTGTATTTATGAACCTCGAGGGCTGGAACTATTTCGAGGCGTTCTACTTCTGCTTCATATCGCTCACGACTATTGGCCTGGGGGATTTTGTACCAGGCGATGACGTCATGTGGCAGCACAGCGCCTATCGGTCCCTTTACAAAGTCTGCTGCATTTTGTTCTTCATAATCGGGCTTTCGTTTGTCATCCTGGTACTTGAGCTGTGTGCAAAGGTCCCGGATGACCATCCCGGCATGCTCTTCTCCTGCCATCAGCCGTACCTGAAAGACGAGGAAGAAGTGCCACTAACAGGGTATGCGCCGCGTAAAGCCGCTGACAAAGTGTGGGAGGCCGTGGGCGTACCGCCATCTGGGAACCGAAATACTTACAAGCGATTGTCTTCCGAGTCACCTGAAAGTAGCGATAGAAGTCCGGAGCAGCAAAGCAATAAATCCAGGCGCGGGGATACGCCTAGATGA